The Epilithonimonas zeae genome contains the following window.
GCTTCATCCAAAACAAAAATCTGTAGATGATGAAGTTTAATAATCCCTTGAGAAATAAAATCCAATAATCTTCCAGGAGTGGCAATCAAAATGTCTACACCTCTTTTCAACTGTTGTTCCTGAGCGTGTTGTTTTACACCACCAAAAATCACCAAAGATTTCAATTTCAAATGTTTTCCATAAGCTTGGAAATTCTCTTCAATTTGTATGGCTAATTCTCTTGTTGGTGTTAGAATCAACGCTTTTATCTGGTTTGTGCGTTGGTCTTTTTCTGAGAGGTTTTGTAAAATAGGAATTGCAAATGCTGCAGTTTTTCCTGTCCCTGTCTGTGCGCTTCCCAAAAGATCTTTTTTCTGTAAGATAGATGGGATTGCTTTTTCTTGTATTGGTGTCGGCTGTTCGTAGCCTTGTGCTTTTAATGCATCTAATATTGGCTTAATTAAGCCTAATTCTTCGAAATTCAAATGAAATGTTTTAAGTGTAAATAAAAAAATCCCTTCAATTCAGAAGGAATTTATGTTTTGCAAAGTTAAGTTATTTAAAATAAAGTTATTAGTTAACTTTTTGCCAGTTTTGTTTTTTCTTTAATTCAGTAATATAAGTGATCAGAGCAGTTAGATTTTCAGGTTTTTCGCCTGCAGACAAAGCTATATCTTTTTTGCTGCCATCTGAAAAATAAACTCTGAGATTACTTTTAGATGCATCCATAATTCTCTTATCTATGTAACTGTCTGATAATGATTTTACATTAGCTGCATCTGTTAAAGTGATTAATTTATCATAATCTGCCGGACTGATTGTAGATTTGAAAGTTCCTTCTCTTGGTTTATCCAAATCGCCTTTACCTTCTCCTTGAGAGAAATTAAAGTGTTCTGCCTCAAGAACAGCATTTTTATCTGTGTCAATCGTTATCTTGTAAATAGGACAAAATCCGAAGCAAGGACCAACTTCATATTCTATTTTAGAATACTTTGAAGTTTGAGAAGTACCGCAGGACATTAGTCCAATCAATAGCAAAAGGCTTAGTAAATATTTCATTGTCAATTTTTTGTTCAACAGCTTTCAATAATTGTTCCGAAAATTATTTGAATCGATAACCTAATCCGATTTGGAAGAAACTACTTCTCATATCAGCTCCGTCTTTGTTGATATATCCAAATCCAAAATTATATCTGGCATCAGCAAAAAGATTTTGTGTAATATGATATTCAGCACCAACAAATGGATTTACGTTAAGAGTTCTTGCATTTTCGATTTTACCGGATGGAAATGCTGTGAAGTTTGCATTGTTTTTAACTTTGGCATCTATATTAAAGGCAAAGTTGAATCCTCCACTAAGTGCAAATTTGTTGATGAAATAATATTTTGCAGAAATTGGAACCTGAATTTGAGTGTATTTATAATTCACTTTCATAGTTCCAGCCTGTACGATTTCATTACCAACGAAATCGTATAAATCAACCGTCATTTTTCCACCCACTTGTGTGAAAAGTAACTCGCCTTATAAAGCCCAATTTTTACTAACAAAATGCTCAGCAAAACCACCGACATAGAAGAATGAATTTGATTTGAAATCAGTAAAATCTTCCCAAAATGTGTCAGGAGAATCTTTCCAGTCCAACGTAGAATTGATGTACCCGGCCTTTACTCCAAAATGTGTTTGCGCAAAAGCCAAAGAAGATGCTGCTATCATTAATAGCAAAGTAAGTTTTTTCATAGGTTATTAATTTTAGTTTTTATCCGTGCAATTTTTTCCAAATGGCATCTTTTAATTCCTGAAGTCCTTCACCAGTTACGCCGGAAAAAAATAAAGGTTGTCTGTTTTCAGGGAATTCTGCGGAGATTTCTTTCTTCAATTCGTCATCCAGCAAATCTGCTTTTGAAACAGATAGAATGAAATCTTTGTCTACTAATTCAGGATTATATTCTTTTAACTCATTTTCCAAAATCTTGAATTCCTGAAAATGATCTTCAGAATCTGCCGGAATCAAGAATAATAAAATAGAGTTTCTTTCGATATGTCTCAAGAATCTGTGTCCAAGTCCTTTTCCTTCTGCTGCACCTTCGATAATTCCGGGAATATCTGCCATTACAAAAGATTTGTAATTTCTCCATTCCACAATTCCAAGGTTGGGGGTTAAAGTTGTAAAAGCGTAATCTGCGATCTTAGGTCTGGCTGCAGAAACCGATGCTAGAAGTGTAGATTTTCCTGCATTTGGGAAACCAACCAATCCTACGTCTGCTAAAAGTTTCAGTTCAAAAATGATGTAACCTTCCTGACCTTCCATTCCTGGCTGGGCATATCTCGGGGTTTGGTTGGTAGATGATTTGAAATGCTCATTTCCTTTTCCTCCTTTTCCACCTTCCATCAGAATGATTTCTTGTCCGTCTTCCAAGATTTCTCCTACAATTTCACCCTCCTCATTTCTTGCAATTGTTCCTAAAGGCACATTGATGTACACATCTGCACCGTAAGCACCTGTCAACTGGTTTTTTGCTCCATTTTCTCCACGCTCAGCTTTTACGTGTCGCGTATATCTAAGTGGCAAAAGCGTCCATTCGTGGGCGTTTCCTTTCATAATCACGTGACCACCGCGTCCGCCATCACCGCCATCAGGACCGCCTTTTGGGATGTATTTTTCTCTGCGGAGATGGGCAGAACCTGCACCACCGTGACCACTTTTACAATGAATTTTTAC
Protein-coding sequences here:
- a CDS encoding outer membrane beta-barrel protein translates to MTVDLYDFVGNEIVQAGTMKVNYKYTQIQVPISAKYYFINKFALSGGFNFAFNIDAKVKNNANFTAFPSGKIENARTLNVNPFVGAEYHITQNLFADARYNFGFGYINKDGADMRSSFFQIGLGYRFK
- the obgE gene encoding GTPase ObgE — its product is MSNFVDYVKIHCKSGHGGAGSAHLRREKYIPKGGPDGGDGGRGGHVIMKGNAHEWTLLPLRYTRHVKAERGENGAKNQLTGAYGADVYINVPLGTIARNEEGEIVGEILEDGQEIILMEGGKGGKGNEHFKSSTNQTPRYAQPGMEGQEGYIIFELKLLADVGLVGFPNAGKSTLLASVSAARPKIADYAFTTLTPNLGIVEWRNYKSFVMADIPGIIEGAAEGKGLGHRFLRHIERNSILLFLIPADSEDHFQEFKILENELKEYNPELVDKDFILSVSKADLLDDELKKEISAEFPENRQPLFFSGVTGEGLQELKDAIWKKLHG
- a CDS encoding DUF6438 domain-containing protein, with the protein product MKYLLSLLLLIGLMSCGTSQTSKYSKIEYEVGPCFGFCPIYKITIDTDKNAVLEAEHFNFSQGEGKGDLDKPREGTFKSTISPADYDKLITLTDAANVKSLSDSYIDKRIMDASKSNLRVYFSDGSKKDIALSAGEKPENLTALITYITELKKKQNWQKVN